A genomic segment from Stenotrophomonas maltophilia encodes:
- a CDS encoding M48 family metallopeptidase, translating into MRNDPFSRSPQGPQRRGLFGNIRWWVLLLAAGYAVFYWFSNRTVDPYTGEKVMIDSSLDARQETALGLQAYQQILSQERPMDPSAPIARDVRDIAQRLIAKVDVVETALAQEHGVQPAHFARDFQWEVNVIPSEQANAFCLPGGKMAVYTGLVPVARTRDAMAVVMGHEIAHALLRHGAQRMAQQKLTQIGQMAGAASGMDAQQQQMMMSAMGYGYLLPYARSHETQADEVGLMLAAAACFDPREAVPLWQRMGQAGGGQAPPEFASTHPNPGTRIQNLQALMPKALEYRQKFCEQAK; encoded by the coding sequence ATGCGCAACGATCCCTTTTCCCGCTCGCCGCAAGGCCCGCAGCGGCGCGGCCTGTTCGGCAACATCCGCTGGTGGGTGCTGTTGCTGGCCGCAGGTTATGCGGTGTTCTACTGGTTCTCCAATCGCACTGTCGATCCTTACACCGGGGAGAAGGTGATGATCGACAGCAGCCTGGACGCGCGCCAGGAGACCGCGCTCGGGCTGCAGGCCTACCAGCAGATCCTGTCGCAGGAACGGCCGATGGATCCGAGTGCGCCGATCGCGCGCGATGTGCGCGACATCGCGCAGCGCCTGATTGCCAAGGTGGACGTGGTGGAGACCGCGCTGGCACAGGAGCACGGCGTGCAGCCGGCGCATTTCGCGCGGGATTTCCAGTGGGAAGTGAATGTGATCCCGTCCGAGCAGGCCAATGCGTTCTGCCTGCCGGGCGGCAAGATGGCGGTTTACACCGGCCTGGTGCCGGTGGCGCGTACGCGTGACGCGATGGCGGTGGTGATGGGCCATGAGATCGCCCATGCGCTTCTACGCCATGGTGCACAGCGGATGGCGCAGCAGAAGCTGACCCAGATCGGGCAGATGGCCGGTGCCGCCAGCGGCATGGATGCGCAGCAGCAACAGATGATGATGTCGGCGATGGGCTATGGGTATCTGTTGCCCTATGCGCGCAGCCACGAGACGCAGGCCGATGAAGTGGGGCTGATGCTGGCCGCAGCGGCCTGCTTCGATCCCCGCGAGGCGGTGCCGCTGTGGCAGCGCATGGGCCAGGCCGGTGGCGGCCAGGCGCCGCCGGAGTTCGCTTCCACCCACCCGAACCCGGGCACCCGCATCCAGAACCTGCAGGCACTGATGCCGAAGGCGCTCGAGTACCGGCAGAAATTCTGCGAGCAGGCAAAGTAG